The following coding sequences lie in one Glycine soja cultivar W05 chromosome 16, ASM419377v2, whole genome shotgun sequence genomic window:
- the LOC114390830 gene encoding uridine kinase-like protein 1, chloroplastic → MPEETTSIDYVMEAASGPHFSGLRLDGRVPSSATAASSTPDSTLTLDSLPNQPFVIGVSGGTASGKTTVCDMIIQQLHDHRVVLVNQDSFYRGLNPEELERVHEYNFDHPDAFDTEQLLECTRKLISGQGVHVPIYDFKKHQRSSDSFRQVNASDVIILEGILVFHDQRVRDLMNMKIFVDADADVRLARRIRRDTVERGRDINSVLEQYAKFVKPAFDDFVLPSKKYADVIIPRGGDNHVAIDLIVQHIRTKLGQHDLCKIYPNVYVIQSTFQIRGMHTLIRDRDISKHDFVFYSDRLIRLVVEHGLGHLPFTEKQVVTPTGSVYTGVDFCKKLCGVSIVRSGESMENALRACCKGIKIGKILIHRDGDNGKQLIYEKLPKDISERHVLLLDPVLATGNSANQAIELLIQKGVPESHIIFLNLISAPEGIHCVCKRFPSLKIVTSEIDIEINEEYRVIPGLGEFGDRYFGTDD, encoded by the exons ATGCCGGAAGAAACGACGTCGATCGACTACGTGATGGAGGCTGCATCTGGGCCCCACTTCTCCGGCCTGAGACTCGACGGCCGGGTCCCGTCCTCCGCCACCGCCGCGTCCTCCACTCCCGATTCAACCCTAACCCTCGATTCCCTTCCCAATCAACCCTTCGTCATAG GAGTTTCTGGAGGTACTGCCTCGGGCAAAACCACCGTCTGCGATATGATCATTCAGCAACTCCACGATCACCGCGTTGTCCTCGTAAATCag gaCTCGTTTTATCGCGGGTTGAATCCTGAAGAGTTGGAACGTGTTCACGAGTACAATTTCGACCACCCtg ATGCTTTTGACACGGAGCAGTTGTTAGAGTGCACGAGGAAGCTCATCAGTGGCCAGGGAgtgcatgttcccatttatgaCTTCAAGAAGCACCAACGCTCTTCCGATAGTTTTCGCCAG GTGAATGCCTCTGATGTGATTATATTGGAGGGGATTCTTGTGTTCCATGATCAGCGCGTGCGGGATCTGATGAACATGAAGATCTTTGTTGACGCAG ATGCTGATGTGAGACTTGCTCGTAGAATTAGGCGTGACACAGTGGAGAGGGGCAGGGATATAAACTCTGTTCTTGAACAG TATGCAAAATTTGTTAAGCCTGCATTTGATGATTTTGTTCTACCATCAAAAAAGTATGCTGATGTGATCATTCCTCGTGGAGGTGATAATCATGTTGCCATTGATTTGATTGTGCAACATATCCGTACAAAGCTCGGCCAACATGATCTATGCAAAATATATCCAAATGTCTATGTTATTCAGTCTACATTCCAG ATCAGGGGAATGCATACGTTGATTCGTGACCGAGACATATCAAAgcatgattttgtattttattcagATCGACTTATACGCCTG GTTGTTGAGCATGGTCTAGGTCATCTGCCTTTCACCGAAAAGCAAGTGGTTACTCCCACAG GATCTGTTTATACTGGAGTTGATTTCTGCAAAAAATTGTGTGGTGTTTCAATTGTTCGAAG TGGTGAGAGCATGGAAAATGCACTTCGTGCATGTTGCAAAGGCATTAAAATTGGTAAAATTCTGATTCACCGGGATGGAGACAATGGAAAACAG CTTATATATGAGAAGCTCCCCAAGGATATTTCAGAACGGCATGTCTTGCTTCTTGACCCTGTCCTGGCCACAG GTAACTCTGCCAACCAAGCCATTGAATTACTCATTCAGAAAGGAGTACCAGAAAGTCACATTATATTCCTGAATCTCATTTCT GCTCCTGAGGGAATCCATTGCGTGTGCAAAAGGTTTCCATCATTGAAGATTGTCACATCTGAGATTGACATTGAAATAAATGAAGAGTATCGTGTTATCCCTGGATTGGGGGAATTTGGTGATCGATACTTCGGCACCGATGATTAG
- the LOC114390738 gene encoding DNA replication complex GINS protein PSF2, which produces MAGQSNHDLSLFSAEELEFIAEDEIVDIVPNLKMSALNFISGDFGPFTPQIVTQVPLWLATALKKRGKCSICPPQWMSVEKLSQVLEAERDSQEMSDQLPFHYVEISRLLFDHARDNIPDVYMVRSLIEDIRNVRFHKVETDLEAFNGRTIAVKIKNLSAMEVNIVRPFIGRALQAFYKHDSPELIPDPERVSDRRPQVINNAPRRQLRR; this is translated from the exons ATGGCCGGGCAATCAAACCATGACCTTTCATTGTTTTCAGCTGAGGAG CTTGAGTTCATTGCTGAAGATGAGATCGTGGACATTGTACCCAATCTCAAAATGAGTGCTCTCAATTTCATTTCT GGAGATTTTGGCCCATTTACGCCCCAGATTGTTACCCAAGTACCACTGTGGTTGGCCACTGCTCTCAAGAAGAGAGGCAAGTGCTCCATTTGCCCTCCCCAATGGATGTCTGTTG AGAAGTTGAGTCAAGTTTTGGAGGCAGAGCGAGACTCTCAAGAGATGTCAGATCAATTGCCATTTCATTATGTGGAAATCTCAAGACTTCTTTTTGATCA tgCACGTGACAACATTCCTGATGTATATATGGTGAGGTCTCTAATTGAGGACATCAGAAATGTTCGGTTTCATAAAGTTGAAACTGATTTGGAAGCATTTAATGGTCGTACAATTGCTGTTAAG attaaaaatttatctgCAATGGAAGTGAATATTGTTCGTCCATTTATTGGAAGAGCTTTACAGGCATTTTATAAGCATGATAGTCCAGAGCTGATACCAGACCCAGAGAGAGTTTCTGATAGGCGCCCCCAAGTTATCAACAATGCTCCAAGA AGACAACTACGAAGATAG